The following proteins are encoded in a genomic region of Glycine max cultivar Williams 82 chromosome 18, Glycine_max_v4.0, whole genome shotgun sequence:
- the LOC100815880 gene encoding receptor like protein 21 isoform X2 — MNRKMKSSVVGVCWLILVLLEAMCCEGCWKEERDALLVLNSGFSLEGPDCCQWEGVKCNSSTGRLTQLILRTDIAWLPEPYINYSHFVVFKDLNNLDLSWNAISGCVGNQVRLENLQVLDMSYNYLDAAGILSCLDGLSSLKSLSLRGNRLNTSSFHVFETLSSKLRNLEVLNISNNYLTNDILPSLGGFTSLKELNLAGIQLDSDLHIQGLCSLLRNLEVLDLSNNNYNHIDIGYALSRLSSLKSLNLGYNQLTSRSIFNISKLSSLEILDLSYNNFNHINIGSALSGLSSLKSLNLGYNQLTSRSIFNISKLSSLEILDLFYNNFNDTDIGFALSGLSSLKSLNLGYNQLTSSSIFSSKGLGRLDALYLDGNMIDGSKLRNSLRAFSSVRMLSMSENEFKGTIVAGDFHDLSNLEHLTMDYSNNLKNEFFKSIGELTSLKVLSLRYCNINDTLPPADWSKLKKIEELDLSGNEFEGPLPSSFVNMTSLRELEISHNHFIGNFDSNIASLTSLEYFGFTENQFEVPVSFSTFANHSKIKLIDGGGNRFILDSQHSLPTWIPKFQLQELSVSSTTETKSLPLPNFLLYQNSLISLDFSSWKLEGDFPYWLLENNTKMTEALFRNCSFTGTFQLPMRSLPNLSKIDVSDNIIVGQIPSNNISSIYPNLQFLNLSRNNIQGSIPRELGQMNSLDSLDLSDNHLSREIPKDIFGVGHRLNFLKLSNNKLEGPILNIPNGLETLLLNDNRLTGRLPSNIFNASIISLDVSNNHLMGKIPSLVKNFSGLRQLFLFNNHFEGSIPLELAKLEDLNYLDLSKNNLTGSVPSFVNPSLRFIHLSNNHLRGLPKRMFNGTSSLVTLDLSYNEITNSVQDIIQELKYTRLNILLLKGNHFIGDIPKQLCQLIHLSILDLSHNNFSGAIPNCLGKMSFENKDPERFLERLSGWGSTGQNKIFPSQLPNVEEKVNFTSKKRTDTYTRSILAYMSGIDLSHNKLNGNIPFDLGNLTRIRALNLSHNDLIGQIPATFSNLVQTESLDLSFNKLSGQIPPQLSKLTSLEVFSVAHNNLSGTTPEWKGQFSTFENSSYEGNPFLCGPPLSKSCNPPPSIIPNDSHTHVDDGSLVDMYVFYVSFAVSFSAALLATAIALYINPYCRRAWFYYMELVCSNCYYFIVDSFSRFSNFRNM, encoded by the exons ATGAATAGGAAAATGAAGAGTAGTGTAGTAGGGGTGTGTTGgttgattttggttttgttgGAAGCGATGTGCTGTGAAGGGTGttggaaggaagagagagatgcTCTTTTGGTCCTGAATTCGGGTTTCTCTTTGGAAGGCCCAGACTGTTGTCAATGGGAAGGAGTGAAGTGCAACTCCTCCACTGGGAGACTCACCCAACTCATTTTGAGGACTGATATTGCTTGGCTCCCCGAACCATATATTAATTACTCACATTTTGTTGTCTTCAAAGATTTGAACAACCTCGACTTGTCATGGAATGCCATATCCGGTTGTGTAGGGAATCAAG TGCGGCTGGAAAATCTGCAAGTCCTTGACATGAGTTACAACTATTTGGATGCTGCTGGCATTCTATCTTGTTTGGATGGGCTTTCATCTCTTAAGTCTCTATCTTTAAGAGGAAACAGGTTGAATACATCTTCATTCCACG TTTTTGAAACTCTATCTTCAAAGTTGCGTAATCTGGAGGTCCTTAACATAAGTAACAACTATTTGACTAATGACATCCTGCCATCCCTCGGGGGATTCACATCTTTGAAAGAGCTGAATTTGGCTGGAATTCAATTGGACTCAGATCTTCATATTCAAG GTTTATGCTCATTGTTAAGGAATCTTGAGGTTCTTGACCTATCTAATAACAATTACAACCACATTGATATTGGATATGCACTCAGCAGACTTTCATCCCTCAAATCTTTAAATTTAGGATATAATCAATTGACTTCGAGATCAATTTTTA ATATATCAAAATTGAGTTCTTTGGAAATCCTTGATTTATCCTACAACAACTTCAACCACATTAATATTGGATCTGCACTCAGCGGACTTTCATCCCTCAAATCTTTAAATTTAGGATATAATCAATTGACTTCAAGATCAATTTTTA atATATCAAAATTGAGTTCTTTGGAGATCCTTGATTTGTTCTACAACAACTTCAACGACACTGATATTGGATTTGCTCTGAGCGGACTTTCATCCCTCAAATCTTTAAATTTAGGATATAATCAATTGACTTCAAGCTCAATTTTCA GCTCAAAAGGTCTAGGTAGATTGGATGCCCTATATTTAGATGGGAATATGATAGATGGAAGCAAGCTAAGAAACTCGTTGCGAGCTTTTTCATCTGTTAGGATGCTTTCAATGAGTGAAAATGAATTTAAAGGAACAATTGTTGCTGGAG ATTTTCATGATTTAAGTAACCTAGAACATTTGACAATGGATTACAGTAATAACTTGaagaatgaattttttaaaagtattggaGAATTGACATCTTTAAAAGTTTTGTCTCTTCGTTATTGCAATATAAATGACACCCTTCCTCCTGCAg aTTGGTCAAAGCTAAAGAAGATAGAGGAGTTAGATTTATCCGGCAACGAATTTGAGGGACCACTTCCCTCGTCTTTTGTTAACATGACATCTCTTCGGGAGTTGGAAATTTCTCATAATCACTTCATTGGAAATTTCGATTCTAACATTGCAAGCCTTACATCACTTGAATATTTTGGTTTTACAGAAAaccaatttgaagttcctgttTCTTTCTCAACATTTGCCAATCATTCAAAGATCAAGTTGATCGACGGTGGAGGAAACAGATTCATATTGGACTCACAACATAGTTTACCAACTTGGATTCCAAAATTTCAGTTACAAGAGCTTAGTGTGTCTTCAACAACTGAAACTAAGTCTCTTCCACTCCCCAATTTTCTTCTATACCAAAACAGTTTAATCAGCCTAGACTTCAgtagttggaagttggaaggagACTTTCCTTATTGGTTGttggaaaacaacacaaaaatgaCTGAAGCTCTGTTTAGAAATTGCTCTTTCACTGGTACTTTCCAGCTACCAATGCGTTCCCTTCCTAACTTATCGAAAATTGATGTGTCTGACAATATCATAGTTGGCCAAATCCCTAGCAACAATATCAGTTCAATTTATCCAAATTTGCAATTTCTTAACTTGTCTAGAAACAACATCCAAGGTTCAATCCCTCGTGAGTTAGGCCAAATGAACTCATTGGATTCATTGGATCTTTCTGACAATCACTTGTCTAGAGAAATACCAAAGGACATATTTGGAGTTGGTCACCGACTCAACTTCTTGAAACTATCAAACAATAAGCTTGAGGGACCTATTTTGAATATCCCTAATGGTTTGGAGACCTTGTTATTGAACGATAATAGACTTACCGGTAGACTCCCAAGCAACATTTTTAACGCATCCATCATTTCATTGGATGTAAGCAATAATCATTTGATGGGAAAGATTCCAAGCCTCGTAAAAAACTTTTCTGGATTGAGGCAACTATTTTTGTTCAATAACCATTTTGAAGGCTCAATTCCGTTAGAATTGGCGAAACTTGAAGATCTAAATTATTTAGATCTCTCGAAAAATAACTTGACTGGTTCTGTTCCATCTTTTGTAAATCCTTCCTTGAGATTTATCCATTTGAGCAACAATCATTTGAGAGGATTACCCAAAAGAATGTTCAATGGAACATCTTCCCTAGTGACACTAGATCTTAGCTACAATGAAATAACCAATAGTGTTCAGGATATCATACAGGAACTTAAATATACACGGTTGAACATTCTCCTTTTAAAAGGTAATCACTTTATTGGAGACATACCAAAGCAGTTATGCCAATTGATACACTTAAGCATATTAGACCTTTCTCATAACAATTTTTCTGGTGCAATACCCAATTGCTTGGGAAAAATGTCTTTTGAGAATAAGGATCCTGAACGGTTTTTGGAAAGATTGTCCGGTTGGGGTTCTACAggccaaaataaaattttcccatcacaattacCAAATGTGGAAGAGAAAGTAAATTTCACTTCAAAGAAGAGAACCGACACTTACACAAGGAGCATCCTTGCTTATATGTCTGGAATTGACTTGTCCCACAATAAACTGAATGGGAATATCCCATTTGATCTTGGAAATTTGACAAGAATTCGAGCATTGAACTTGTCTCATAATGATTTGATTGGGCAAATTCCAGCTACATTCTCCAATTTGGTACAAACAGAGAGTTTAGACCTTTCATTTAACAAGTTGAGTGGTCAAATTCCTCCTCAACTGAGTAAGCTAACCTCCCTTGAAGTATTCAGTGTGGCACACAACAACTTATCGGGCACAACACCTGAATGGAAAGGACAATTCTCGACCTTTGAAAATAGCAGCTATGAAGGTAACCCCTTCCTTTGTGGACCTCCACTGTCAAAAAGTTGCAATCCTCCACCTAGTATTATACCAAATGATTCACACACTCATGTAGACGATGGTAGTTTGGTGGACATGTATGTTTTCTATGTGAGCTTTGCAGTGTCATTCTCAGCAGCATTGTTGGCAACAGCAATAGCTTTATACATCAATCCTTACTGCAGGCGAGCATGGTTTTACTACATGGAATTGGTCTGCTCAAATTGCTACTACTTTATCGTGGACAGTTTCAGTaggttttcaaattttagaaacATGTAA
- the LOC100815880 gene encoding receptor like protein 21 isoform X1: MNRKMKSSVVGVCWLILVLLEAMCCEGCWKEERDALLVLNSGFSLEGPDCCQWEGVKCNSSTGRLTQLILRTDIAWLPEPYINYSHFVVFKDLNNLDLSWNAISGCVGNQVRLENLQVLDMSYNYLDAAGILSCLDGLSSLKSLSLRGNRLNTSSFHVFETLSSKLRNLEVLNISNNYLTNDILPSLGGFTSLKELNLAGIQLDSDLHIQGLCSLLRNLEVLDLSNNNYNHIDIGYALSRLSSLKSLNLGYNQLTSRSIFNISKLSSLEILDLSYNNFNHINIGSALSGLSSLKSLNLGYNQLTSRSIFNISKLSSLEILDLFYNNFNDTDIGFALSGLSSLKSLNLGYNQLTSSSIFRLSGLISLEILDLRFNNISDFAVHQGSKGLGRLDALYLDGNMIDGSKLRNSLRAFSSVRMLSMSENEFKGTIVAGDFHDLSNLEHLTMDYSNNLKNEFFKSIGELTSLKVLSLRYCNINDTLPPADWSKLKKIEELDLSGNEFEGPLPSSFVNMTSLRELEISHNHFIGNFDSNIASLTSLEYFGFTENQFEVPVSFSTFANHSKIKLIDGGGNRFILDSQHSLPTWIPKFQLQELSVSSTTETKSLPLPNFLLYQNSLISLDFSSWKLEGDFPYWLLENNTKMTEALFRNCSFTGTFQLPMRSLPNLSKIDVSDNIIVGQIPSNNISSIYPNLQFLNLSRNNIQGSIPRELGQMNSLDSLDLSDNHLSREIPKDIFGVGHRLNFLKLSNNKLEGPILNIPNGLETLLLNDNRLTGRLPSNIFNASIISLDVSNNHLMGKIPSLVKNFSGLRQLFLFNNHFEGSIPLELAKLEDLNYLDLSKNNLTGSVPSFVNPSLRFIHLSNNHLRGLPKRMFNGTSSLVTLDLSYNEITNSVQDIIQELKYTRLNILLLKGNHFIGDIPKQLCQLIHLSILDLSHNNFSGAIPNCLGKMSFENKDPERFLERLSGWGSTGQNKIFPSQLPNVEEKVNFTSKKRTDTYTRSILAYMSGIDLSHNKLNGNIPFDLGNLTRIRALNLSHNDLIGQIPATFSNLVQTESLDLSFNKLSGQIPPQLSKLTSLEVFSVAHNNLSGTTPEWKGQFSTFENSSYEGNPFLCGPPLSKSCNPPPSIIPNDSHTHVDDGSLVDMYVFYVSFAVSFSAALLATAIALYINPYCRRAWFYYMELVCSNCYYFIVDSFSRFSNFRNM, encoded by the exons ATGAATAGGAAAATGAAGAGTAGTGTAGTAGGGGTGTGTTGgttgattttggttttgttgGAAGCGATGTGCTGTGAAGGGTGttggaaggaagagagagatgcTCTTTTGGTCCTGAATTCGGGTTTCTCTTTGGAAGGCCCAGACTGTTGTCAATGGGAAGGAGTGAAGTGCAACTCCTCCACTGGGAGACTCACCCAACTCATTTTGAGGACTGATATTGCTTGGCTCCCCGAACCATATATTAATTACTCACATTTTGTTGTCTTCAAAGATTTGAACAACCTCGACTTGTCATGGAATGCCATATCCGGTTGTGTAGGGAATCAAG TGCGGCTGGAAAATCTGCAAGTCCTTGACATGAGTTACAACTATTTGGATGCTGCTGGCATTCTATCTTGTTTGGATGGGCTTTCATCTCTTAAGTCTCTATCTTTAAGAGGAAACAGGTTGAATACATCTTCATTCCACG TTTTTGAAACTCTATCTTCAAAGTTGCGTAATCTGGAGGTCCTTAACATAAGTAACAACTATTTGACTAATGACATCCTGCCATCCCTCGGGGGATTCACATCTTTGAAAGAGCTGAATTTGGCTGGAATTCAATTGGACTCAGATCTTCATATTCAAG GTTTATGCTCATTGTTAAGGAATCTTGAGGTTCTTGACCTATCTAATAACAATTACAACCACATTGATATTGGATATGCACTCAGCAGACTTTCATCCCTCAAATCTTTAAATTTAGGATATAATCAATTGACTTCGAGATCAATTTTTA ATATATCAAAATTGAGTTCTTTGGAAATCCTTGATTTATCCTACAACAACTTCAACCACATTAATATTGGATCTGCACTCAGCGGACTTTCATCCCTCAAATCTTTAAATTTAGGATATAATCAATTGACTTCAAGATCAATTTTTA atATATCAAAATTGAGTTCTTTGGAGATCCTTGATTTGTTCTACAACAACTTCAACGACACTGATATTGGATTTGCTCTGAGCGGACTTTCATCCCTCAAATCTTTAAATTTAGGATATAATCAATTGACTTCAAGCTCAATTTTCA GACTATCAGGTTTGATTAGCTTGGAGATTCTTGATCTTCGTTTTAATAATATCAGTGATTTTGCGGTCCATCAAg GCTCAAAAGGTCTAGGTAGATTGGATGCCCTATATTTAGATGGGAATATGATAGATGGAAGCAAGCTAAGAAACTCGTTGCGAGCTTTTTCATCTGTTAGGATGCTTTCAATGAGTGAAAATGAATTTAAAGGAACAATTGTTGCTGGAG ATTTTCATGATTTAAGTAACCTAGAACATTTGACAATGGATTACAGTAATAACTTGaagaatgaattttttaaaagtattggaGAATTGACATCTTTAAAAGTTTTGTCTCTTCGTTATTGCAATATAAATGACACCCTTCCTCCTGCAg aTTGGTCAAAGCTAAAGAAGATAGAGGAGTTAGATTTATCCGGCAACGAATTTGAGGGACCACTTCCCTCGTCTTTTGTTAACATGACATCTCTTCGGGAGTTGGAAATTTCTCATAATCACTTCATTGGAAATTTCGATTCTAACATTGCAAGCCTTACATCACTTGAATATTTTGGTTTTACAGAAAaccaatttgaagttcctgttTCTTTCTCAACATTTGCCAATCATTCAAAGATCAAGTTGATCGACGGTGGAGGAAACAGATTCATATTGGACTCACAACATAGTTTACCAACTTGGATTCCAAAATTTCAGTTACAAGAGCTTAGTGTGTCTTCAACAACTGAAACTAAGTCTCTTCCACTCCCCAATTTTCTTCTATACCAAAACAGTTTAATCAGCCTAGACTTCAgtagttggaagttggaaggagACTTTCCTTATTGGTTGttggaaaacaacacaaaaatgaCTGAAGCTCTGTTTAGAAATTGCTCTTTCACTGGTACTTTCCAGCTACCAATGCGTTCCCTTCCTAACTTATCGAAAATTGATGTGTCTGACAATATCATAGTTGGCCAAATCCCTAGCAACAATATCAGTTCAATTTATCCAAATTTGCAATTTCTTAACTTGTCTAGAAACAACATCCAAGGTTCAATCCCTCGTGAGTTAGGCCAAATGAACTCATTGGATTCATTGGATCTTTCTGACAATCACTTGTCTAGAGAAATACCAAAGGACATATTTGGAGTTGGTCACCGACTCAACTTCTTGAAACTATCAAACAATAAGCTTGAGGGACCTATTTTGAATATCCCTAATGGTTTGGAGACCTTGTTATTGAACGATAATAGACTTACCGGTAGACTCCCAAGCAACATTTTTAACGCATCCATCATTTCATTGGATGTAAGCAATAATCATTTGATGGGAAAGATTCCAAGCCTCGTAAAAAACTTTTCTGGATTGAGGCAACTATTTTTGTTCAATAACCATTTTGAAGGCTCAATTCCGTTAGAATTGGCGAAACTTGAAGATCTAAATTATTTAGATCTCTCGAAAAATAACTTGACTGGTTCTGTTCCATCTTTTGTAAATCCTTCCTTGAGATTTATCCATTTGAGCAACAATCATTTGAGAGGATTACCCAAAAGAATGTTCAATGGAACATCTTCCCTAGTGACACTAGATCTTAGCTACAATGAAATAACCAATAGTGTTCAGGATATCATACAGGAACTTAAATATACACGGTTGAACATTCTCCTTTTAAAAGGTAATCACTTTATTGGAGACATACCAAAGCAGTTATGCCAATTGATACACTTAAGCATATTAGACCTTTCTCATAACAATTTTTCTGGTGCAATACCCAATTGCTTGGGAAAAATGTCTTTTGAGAATAAGGATCCTGAACGGTTTTTGGAAAGATTGTCCGGTTGGGGTTCTACAggccaaaataaaattttcccatcacaattacCAAATGTGGAAGAGAAAGTAAATTTCACTTCAAAGAAGAGAACCGACACTTACACAAGGAGCATCCTTGCTTATATGTCTGGAATTGACTTGTCCCACAATAAACTGAATGGGAATATCCCATTTGATCTTGGAAATTTGACAAGAATTCGAGCATTGAACTTGTCTCATAATGATTTGATTGGGCAAATTCCAGCTACATTCTCCAATTTGGTACAAACAGAGAGTTTAGACCTTTCATTTAACAAGTTGAGTGGTCAAATTCCTCCTCAACTGAGTAAGCTAACCTCCCTTGAAGTATTCAGTGTGGCACACAACAACTTATCGGGCACAACACCTGAATGGAAAGGACAATTCTCGACCTTTGAAAATAGCAGCTATGAAGGTAACCCCTTCCTTTGTGGACCTCCACTGTCAAAAAGTTGCAATCCTCCACCTAGTATTATACCAAATGATTCACACACTCATGTAGACGATGGTAGTTTGGTGGACATGTATGTTTTCTATGTGAGCTTTGCAGTGTCATTCTCAGCAGCATTGTTGGCAACAGCAATAGCTTTATACATCAATCCTTACTGCAGGCGAGCATGGTTTTACTACATGGAATTGGTCTGCTCAAATTGCTACTACTTTATCGTGGACAGTTTCAGTaggttttcaaattttagaaacATGTAA
- the LOC100305395 gene encoding serine-threonine kinase isoform X1 — protein sequence MLFDRLAFCCSKHTSSSQRKYPTVIEELCHQFSLANLKKSTNNFDENGVIGYGRFGKVYKGCLQHNDGSDYSVTLKRLGVKDSRGLEQFKNEIELLCQLRHPNCVSLIGFCNHKKEKILVYEYMSNGSLHQHLRGGLLSWKKRLEICIEAAHGLHYLHTGAKRTIIHRNINPSNILLDNNMKSKLTDFRLSIQGPRYGSKPKPIKVYVIEGSLGYMPMEYIVDGTITDKFDVFSFGMVLLEVVCGRNCLIIPTETEVLEKPVEENIDQNIKGKIAPECWQVFIDIIIRCLKYEPDERPTMGEVEVQLEHALSMQEQADITNTNSDYTLFSTTTIHLGLELESNPEESDT from the exons ATGTTGTTCGATCGTTTGGCCTTCTGCTGTTCAAAGCACACAAGTTCATCTCAAAGAAAATATCCAACAGTAATAGAAGAGCTGTGCCACCAATTTTCTCTGGCCAATCTTAAGAAATCAACCAACAATTTTGATGAAAATGGAGTAATTGGATATGGAAGATTTGGTAAAGTATACAAAGGTTGTCTTCAACATAATGATGGTTCTGATTATTCAGTCACATTAAAACGATTGGGCGTGAAAGATAGTCGAGGATTGGAACAGTTCAAGAATGAAATAGAGTTGCTCTGCCAGCTTCGCCACCCTAATTGTGTCTCTCTTATAGGATTTTGCAAccacaaaaaagagaagattCTTGTGTACGAGTACATGTCTAATGGATCTCTACATCAACACCTACGAGGTGGCCTATTGTCATGGAAGAAAAGGCTAGAGATTTGTATAGAAGCAGCGCATGGACTACACTACCTTCACACTGGAGCTAAACGCACCATCATTCACCGTAACATCAACCCTAGCAACATTCTTTTGGATAACAACATGAAGTCAAAACTTACTGATTTCCGCCTTAGCATACAGGGACCACGTTATGGGTCAAAGCCAAAACCAATTAAAGTATATGTTATTGAgg GTAGTTTGGGCTACATGCCTATGGAGTATATCGTTGATGGTACCATCACagataaatttgatgttttttcatTTGGTATGGTTTTACTAGAAGTTGTGTGTGGAAGAAACTGTTTAATAATTCCAACAGAAACAGAAGTTCTGGAGAAGCCTGTTGAGGAGAATATTGACCAGAATATCAAAGGAAAGATTGCACCAGAGTGTTGGCAAGTCTTTATAGATATCATAATAAGATGCTTGAAGTATGAACCGGATGAGCGACCAACGATGGGGGAAGTAGAAGTGCAACTTGAGCATGCTCTTTCAATGCAGGAACAAGCAGATATCACAAACACCAACAGTGATTATACCTTATTTTCCACCACCACTATTCACCTAGGACTGGAACTGGAATCCAACCCAGAAGAAAGTGATACTTAA
- the LOC100305395 gene encoding serine-threonine kinase isoform X2, producing MLFDRLAFCCSKHTSSSQRKYPTVIEELCHQFSLANLKKSTNNFDENGVIGYGRFGKVYKGCLQHNDGSDYSVTLKRLGVKDSRGLEQFKNEIELLCQLRHPNCVSLIGFCNHKKEKILVYEYMSNGSLHQHLRGGLLSWKKRLEICIEAAHGLHYLHTGAKRTIIHRNINPSNILLDNNMKSKLTDFRLSIQGPRYGSKPKPIKVYVIEEVVCGRNCLIIPTETEVLEKPVEENIDQNIKGKIAPECWQVFIDIIIRCLKYEPDERPTMGEVEVQLEHALSMQEQADITNTNSDYTLFSTTTIHLGLELESNPEESDT from the exons ATGTTGTTCGATCGTTTGGCCTTCTGCTGTTCAAAGCACACAAGTTCATCTCAAAGAAAATATCCAACAGTAATAGAAGAGCTGTGCCACCAATTTTCTCTGGCCAATCTTAAGAAATCAACCAACAATTTTGATGAAAATGGAGTAATTGGATATGGAAGATTTGGTAAAGTATACAAAGGTTGTCTTCAACATAATGATGGTTCTGATTATTCAGTCACATTAAAACGATTGGGCGTGAAAGATAGTCGAGGATTGGAACAGTTCAAGAATGAAATAGAGTTGCTCTGCCAGCTTCGCCACCCTAATTGTGTCTCTCTTATAGGATTTTGCAAccacaaaaaagagaagattCTTGTGTACGAGTACATGTCTAATGGATCTCTACATCAACACCTACGAGGTGGCCTATTGTCATGGAAGAAAAGGCTAGAGATTTGTATAGAAGCAGCGCATGGACTACACTACCTTCACACTGGAGCTAAACGCACCATCATTCACCGTAACATCAACCCTAGCAACATTCTTTTGGATAACAACATGAAGTCAAAACTTACTGATTTCCGCCTTAGCATACAGGGACCACGTTATGGGTCAAAGCCAAAACCAATTAAAGTATATGTTATTGAgg AAGTTGTGTGTGGAAGAAACTGTTTAATAATTCCAACAGAAACAGAAGTTCTGGAGAAGCCTGTTGAGGAGAATATTGACCAGAATATCAAAGGAAAGATTGCACCAGAGTGTTGGCAAGTCTTTATAGATATCATAATAAGATGCTTGAAGTATGAACCGGATGAGCGACCAACGATGGGGGAAGTAGAAGTGCAACTTGAGCATGCTCTTTCAATGCAGGAACAAGCAGATATCACAAACACCAACAGTGATTATACCTTATTTTCCACCACCACTATTCACCTAGGACTGGAACTGGAATCCAACCCAGAAGAAAGTGATACTTAA
- the LOC100787893 gene encoding protein DOWNY MILDEW RESISTANCE 6: MDQKLVSSWFHLHSSVPLSYVQPPESRPGMVEASSKRKIPVVDLGLHDRAETLKQILKASEEFGFFQVINHGVSKELMDETLDIFKEFHAMPAEEKIRESSRDPNGSCRLYTSREINDKDVVQFWRDTLRHICPPSGEFMEFLPQKPAKYHEVVAKYAQEMRTLGLKILELLCEGLGLDQNYCCGELSDSPLLLAHHYPPCPEPTLTLGAPKHRDPNLATILLQENDINALQVFKDGEWIVVEPIPYAFVVNIGLMLQIISNGRLVGAEHRVVTNSGIGRTTVAYFIRPTNKQIIEPAKPLLSSGARPIYGSITYEEFLRNFLSKGPEIEQELLLKPS, encoded by the exons ATGGATCAAAAGCTTGTCTCAAGCTGGTTCCATCTTCATTCCTCAGTGCCCTTATCCTACGTGCAACCACCGGAAAGTAGACCAGGCATGGTTGAAGCTTCCAGCAAGAGAAAAATCCCGGTGGTGGATCTTGGGCTACATGATCGTGCTGAAACCTTGAAACAGATTTTGAAAGCCTCCGAGGAGTTTGGATTTTTCCAG GTTATCAACCATGGAGTTTCCAAGGAATTAATGGATGAAACACTGGATATTTTCAAGGAATTTCATGCCATGCCTGCTGAAGAAAAGATAAGGGAAAGCTCCCGGGACCCAAATGGAAGTTGCAGGCTTTATACAAGCCGCGAGATTAACGACAAAGATGTCGTTCAGTTTTGGAGGGACACATTAAGACACATCTGTCCACCTTCAGGAGAATTCATGGAATTTTTGCCTCAAAAACCTGCAAAATATCA TGAAGTTGTTGCGAAATACGCACAAGAAATGAGAACACTAGGACTCAAAATTTTGGAGCTGTTATGTGAAGGATTAGGACTTGACCAAAATTACTGTTGTGGTGAACTTAGTGATAGTCCATTATTGCTAGCTCATCACTACCCGCCTTGCCCAGAACCAACTTTAACTTTGGGAGCTCCCAAGCACCGAGATCCTAACCTTGCAACCATTCTGCTTCAAGAAAATGATATAAATGCACTTCAAGTCTTCAAGGATGGGGAATGGATTGTTGTTGAACCAATTCCTTATGCTTTTGTGGTGAACATTGGGCTTATGTTGCAG ATCATTAGCAATGGAAGGTTGGTTGGTGCTGAACACCGTGTTGTCACAAATTCAGGCATTGGGAGGACCACTGTTGCATATTTCATCCGTCCAACAAATAAACAGATTATAGAACCTGCAAAGCCTTTGTTAAGTTCTGGTGCTCGCCCAATCTACGGGTCCATTACATATGAAGAGTTCTTGAGAAATTTCTTGAGCAAGGGTCCTGAAATTGAACAAGAATTGCTCTTAAAACCTTCGTAG